One window from the genome of Variovorax sp. PAMC26660 encodes:
- a CDS encoding sugar ABC transporter ATP-binding protein — protein sequence MLRLEGVSKSFPGVKALAGIDLSIRKGEVHALLGENGAGKSTLMKILGGIYQADEGRIFIEGSERKFAGYNDAIAAGIGIIFQEFSLVPYLNAVENIFLGRYLKNRFGLMDKAAMRRSAQALFDELGVQIDLGVPICRLSVAQQQFVEIGKALSLKARLLVLDEPTATLTPNEAGHLFRIMRELRGRGVAMIFISHHLDEIFEVCDRISVLRDGANAGHADVGATDVDALVEMMVGRRIEHNFPPKPQPAPRERKVLEVTEIQLAKGGPVNAFDLYEGEILGFAGLVGSGRTELALGMMGADRVHRKTVLRNGKSVRLNDPTQALENGIGLLPESRKVEGLITDFTIRFNISMNNLGKHRHAGLVSQKSEKQSASELSKRVGVKAPDIETRVATLSGGNQQKVVIARWLGHDCEVLIFDEPTRGIDVGAKAEIYSLMRELTRQGKSIVMISSELPEIVGMCDRVAVFSGGAIVATLEGDAINSGDIMRCATSSGSLQ from the coding sequence ATGCTGCGGCTCGAAGGCGTCTCGAAGAGCTTCCCCGGCGTGAAGGCGCTCGCGGGCATCGACCTCTCGATCCGCAAGGGCGAGGTGCATGCGCTGCTCGGCGAGAACGGCGCGGGCAAGTCGACGCTGATGAAGATCCTCGGCGGCATCTACCAGGCCGACGAGGGCCGCATCTTCATCGAAGGCAGCGAGCGCAAGTTCGCGGGCTACAACGACGCGATTGCGGCGGGCATCGGCATCATCTTCCAGGAGTTCAGCCTGGTGCCGTACCTGAACGCGGTGGAGAACATTTTTCTCGGCCGATATCTGAAGAACCGCTTCGGGCTGATGGACAAGGCGGCAATGAGGCGTTCGGCGCAGGCACTGTTCGATGAACTGGGTGTGCAGATCGATCTGGGCGTGCCGATCTGCCGGCTCTCGGTGGCGCAGCAGCAGTTCGTCGAGATCGGCAAGGCGCTGTCGCTGAAGGCGCGGCTGCTGGTGCTCGACGAGCCGACCGCCACGCTCACGCCGAACGAGGCGGGGCATCTGTTCAGGATCATGCGCGAGCTGCGCGGCAGGGGCGTGGCGATGATCTTCATCTCGCACCACCTGGACGAAATTTTCGAGGTGTGCGACCGCATCAGCGTGCTGCGCGATGGGGCCAATGCGGGGCACGCAGACGTCGGCGCGACCGATGTGGATGCGCTGGTCGAGATGATGGTGGGCCGCCGGATCGAGCACAACTTTCCGCCGAAGCCGCAGCCTGCACCGCGCGAGCGCAAGGTGCTCGAAGTGACGGAGATCCAGCTCGCGAAAGGCGGTCCCGTCAACGCCTTCGATCTGTACGAAGGCGAGATCCTTGGCTTTGCGGGGCTGGTGGGTTCGGGCCGCACCGAACTTGCGTTGGGAATGATGGGTGCCGACCGCGTGCATCGCAAGACTGTTCTGCGCAACGGCAAGTCCGTGCGCTTGAACGACCCGACGCAGGCGCTGGAAAACGGCATCGGCCTGTTGCCGGAGAGTCGCAAGGTCGAGGGGCTGATCACCGACTTCACGATCCGCTTCAACATCTCGATGAACAACCTGGGCAAGCACCGCCATGCGGGGCTGGTGAGCCAGAAGTCGGAGAAGCAGTCGGCCAGCGAACTCTCGAAGCGTGTGGGCGTGAAGGCGCCCGACATCGAGACGCGGGTGGCGACGCTCTCGGGTGGCAACCAGCAGAAGGTGGTGATTGCGCGCTGGCTCGGTCACGACTGCGAGGTGCTGATCTTCGACGAGCCGACGCGCGGCATCGACGTGGGCGCCAAGGCGGAGATCTACAGCCTGATGCGCGAACTCACGCGGCAGGGCAAATCGATCGTGATGATTTCGAGCGAGCTGCCCGAGATCGTCGGCATGTGCGATCGCGTCGCTGTGTTCTCTGGCGGGGCCATCGTGGCGACGCTCGAAGGCGATGCCATCAACTCGGGCGACATCATGCGTTGCGCCACTTCATCGGGGAGCCTTCAATGA
- a CDS encoding ABC transporter substrate-binding protein: MKNILKATALTAALVCGASAAQAQTPKQPLRIGMTFQELNNPYFVTMKQALEEAAATIGATVVTTDARHDVAKQIGDVEDMIQKKVDILLLNPTDSAGVQSAVRSAKKAGLIVVAVDANAQGPVDSFVGSKNTDAGRLACEYLAKNIGEKGDVAILDGIPVVPILERVKGCREALAKYPGIKVVSTQNGKQERATALTVTENILQANGNLKGIFSVNDGGSMGALAAIEASGKDVKLTSVDGAPEAIKAMQKPGSKFIATTAQYPRDQIRLAIGIALAKKWGANVPAAVPVDVKLIDAEGAKTFSW; encoded by the coding sequence ATGAAGAACATCCTCAAAGCCACCGCCCTCACCGCCGCGCTGGTCTGCGGTGCATCCGCCGCACAGGCGCAGACGCCGAAGCAGCCACTGCGCATCGGCATGACCTTCCAGGAACTGAACAACCCCTACTTCGTGACGATGAAGCAGGCGCTGGAAGAAGCCGCCGCCACCATCGGCGCGACCGTGGTCACCACCGACGCGCGGCACGACGTGGCCAAGCAGATCGGCGACGTGGAAGACATGATCCAGAAGAAGGTCGACATCCTGCTGCTGAACCCGACCGACTCCGCCGGTGTGCAGTCGGCGGTGCGTTCGGCCAAGAAGGCAGGACTGATCGTGGTGGCGGTGGATGCCAACGCACAAGGCCCGGTCGATTCGTTCGTGGGCTCCAAGAACACCGACGCGGGCCGCCTGGCCTGCGAGTACCTTGCGAAGAACATCGGCGAGAAGGGCGACGTGGCCATCCTCGACGGCATTCCGGTCGTGCCGATCCTGGAACGCGTGAAGGGCTGCCGCGAAGCACTCGCCAAGTACCCGGGCATCAAGGTGGTGAGCACGCAGAACGGCAAGCAGGAGCGCGCCACCGCGCTCACCGTCACTGAAAACATCCTGCAGGCCAACGGCAACCTGAAGGGCATCTTCAGCGTGAACGACGGTGGCTCGATGGGCGCGCTCGCCGCCATCGAAGCCAGCGGCAAGGACGTGAAGCTCACCAGCGTCGATGGTGCGCCCGAAGCCATCAAGGCGATGCAGAAGCCGGGCTCGAAGTTCATCGCGACCACCGCGCAGTACCCGCGCGACCAGATCCGCCTGGCCATCGGTATCGCGCTCGCCAAGAAGTGGGGGGCCAACGTGCCGGCTGCCGTGCCGGTCGATGTGAAGCTGATCGACGCTGAAGGCGCCAAGACCTTCAGCTGGTAA
- a CDS encoding helix-turn-helix domain-containing protein, translating into MQPDLEIVEVRGDESFTAWAHGYPYRTVRWHFHPEYEIQLIVETRGVYFVGDHVGHFEPGNLVLMGPDLPHNWISDVPAGQSVERRGIVIQFPATLPDHMAAAFPEFERIVPLLAESGAGVLFSAETAIAAKPIMESLLEARGLRRVILLLSLLELLVDSSDRQRLASPAFKPDPKAFMSHAINNVLAHIAANLGDDLREPMLAELVGQSPSAFSRSFRKHTGQSFVRYVNRLRISRACELLTNSEKPVLDVCMDVGFNNVSNFNRQFLLHKRMPPTKFRNFHRMQAAASRAANPP; encoded by the coding sequence ATGCAACCCGATCTGGAAATCGTCGAAGTCCGCGGTGACGAATCGTTCACCGCCTGGGCGCACGGCTATCCGTATCGCACGGTGCGCTGGCACTTCCACCCCGAATACGAAATCCAGTTGATCGTCGAAACACGCGGCGTCTACTTCGTGGGCGACCACGTCGGCCACTTCGAGCCCGGCAACCTCGTGCTGATGGGCCCCGACCTGCCGCACAACTGGATCAGCGACGTGCCCGCCGGCCAGAGCGTCGAGCGGCGCGGCATCGTGATCCAGTTCCCGGCCACACTGCCCGATCACATGGCCGCGGCCTTTCCCGAGTTCGAGCGCATCGTGCCGCTGCTGGCCGAGTCGGGCGCGGGCGTGCTCTTTTCCGCCGAGACCGCGATCGCCGCCAAACCGATCATGGAATCGCTGCTCGAAGCGCGCGGATTGCGCCGCGTGATCCTGCTGCTGTCTTTGCTCGAACTGCTGGTCGACAGCAGCGACCGCCAGCGGCTGGCCAGCCCCGCGTTCAAGCCCGACCCCAAGGCCTTCATGTCGCACGCGATCAACAACGTGCTGGCGCACATCGCGGCCAACCTGGGCGACGACCTGCGCGAGCCGATGCTGGCCGAGCTGGTGGGCCAAAGCCCGAGCGCTTTCTCGCGGTCGTTCCGCAAGCACACGGGCCAGTCTTTCGTGCGCTACGTGAACCGGCTGCGCATCAGCCGCGCCTGCGAGCTGCTGACCAACAGCGAGAAGCCGGTGCTCGACGTCTGCATGGACGTGGGCTTCAACAACGTGTCGAACTTCAACCGGCAGTTCTTGTTGCACAAGCGCATGCCGCCAACCAAGTTCCGCAATTTCCATCGCATGCAGGCTGCGGCCTCGCGTGCCGCCAACCCGCCGTAG
- a CDS encoding CaiB/BaiF CoA transferase family protein, which translates to MTNTSSSPVATGPLAGLKVVELGQLIAGPFAARTLADFGAEVIKIEPPGAGDPLRTWRLLKDGTSVWWQVQSRNKRSLALDLREPEAQAIVRQLAAEADVLIENFRPGAMEGWGLGPDALLATNPALVMLRISGYGQTGPYRDRPGFGVVAEAMGGLRHLTGEPGRVPVRVGVSIGDTLASLHGVIGVLMAMQHRHATVSAEHPKGVGQVIDVALYEAVFNCMESLLPEYGEFGAVREAAGSALPGIAPTNAYRCADGGYAIVAGNGDSIFRRLMECIGRPDLAADPALSGNAGRVAQVEMLDAAIGDWAAQRTVNDVLAALDAAHVPGGRIYTIADIAADAHYAARGMLQQVLMPDGSALAVPGFVPKLSLTPASHRHNAPALGADTDAVLKEIGLSAEQIAALHARGIVG; encoded by the coding sequence ATGACGAACACCTCTTCTTCTCCTGTGGCCACGGGCCCGTTGGCCGGCCTCAAGGTCGTCGAACTCGGGCAACTCATCGCCGGGCCCTTTGCCGCACGCACGCTGGCCGACTTCGGCGCCGAGGTCATCAAGATCGAGCCGCCCGGCGCGGGCGACCCGCTGCGCACCTGGCGGCTGCTGAAAGACGGCACGTCGGTCTGGTGGCAGGTGCAATCGCGCAACAAGCGCTCGCTGGCGCTCGACCTGCGCGAGCCCGAGGCGCAGGCCATCGTGCGCCAGCTCGCGGCCGAGGCCGATGTGCTGATCGAGAATTTCCGCCCCGGTGCAATGGAAGGCTGGGGGCTGGGGCCCGATGCGCTGCTGGCCACCAACCCCGCGCTCGTGATGCTGCGCATCAGCGGCTACGGACAGACCGGTCCGTACCGTGACCGCCCAGGCTTCGGCGTGGTAGCCGAGGCCATGGGCGGGCTGCGCCATCTCACGGGCGAGCCGGGCCGCGTGCCGGTGCGCGTGGGTGTGTCGATCGGCGACACGCTGGCGTCATTGCACGGCGTGATCGGCGTGCTGATGGCGATGCAGCACCGGCATGCGACGGTGAGCGCCGAGCATCCGAAGGGCGTGGGGCAGGTGATCGACGTGGCGCTCTACGAAGCGGTCTTCAACTGCATGGAAAGCCTGCTGCCCGAGTACGGCGAATTCGGCGCGGTGCGCGAGGCGGCCGGCAGTGCATTGCCCGGCATCGCACCGACCAATGCGTACCGCTGCGCGGATGGCGGCTATGCCATCGTCGCGGGCAATGGCGACAGCATCTTTCGCAGGCTCATGGAATGCATCGGCCGGCCTGATCTCGCTGCCGATCCGGCGCTGTCGGGCAACGCCGGGCGGGTGGCGCAAGTCGAAATGCTCGATGCCGCCATCGGCGACTGGGCCGCGCAGCGCACGGTGAACGACGTGCTCGCGGCGCTCGATGCGGCGCACGTGCCGGGCGGTCGCATCTACACCATCGCCGACATCGCGGCCGATGCGCACTACGCCGCGCGCGGCATGCTGCAACAGGTGCTGATGCCCGACGGCAGCGCGCTCGCGGTGCCCGGCTTCGTGCCCAAGCTGTCGCTCACGCCCGCCAGCCACCGGCACAACGCGCCAGCGCTGGGTGCCGACACCGATGCGGTGTTGAAGGAGATCGGGTTGAGCGCCGAGCAGATCGCCGCGCTGCATGCGCGCGGGATCGTCGGCTAA
- a CDS encoding acyl-CoA-binding protein, producing the protein MSDLNAQFEAAQANSKLLAERPDNPTLLKIYGLFKQATEGDNAAKKPSFSDFVARAKWDAWTALKGASADDAKQQYIDLIESLRA; encoded by the coding sequence ATGTCCGATCTCAACGCCCAGTTCGAAGCCGCCCAGGCCAACTCCAAGCTGCTCGCCGAGCGCCCCGACAACCCGACGCTGCTCAAGATCTACGGCCTGTTCAAGCAGGCCACCGAAGGCGACAACGCCGCCAAGAAGCCCAGCTTCAGCGACTTCGTGGCGCGTGCCAAGTGGGACGCATGGACGGCTCTGAAGGGCGCGAGCGCCGACGACGCCAAGCAGCAGTACATCGACCTGATCGAATCGCTGCGCGCCTGA
- a CDS encoding TetR/AcrR family transcriptional regulator: MAKKAPRRTAQRILEAALDLFNRFGEPNVSTTLVAGELNISPGNLYYHYPAKEELINKLYEAYEAELNELLHASEGVHDVEDAWFFMHSLFELIWRYRFLYRDLNDLLSKNRHIETQFQLVLKNKARAIRQLIAGLSRAGHLEIDAHEVDTLAQSMVVVLTYWLSYEYVRNPREALEPAHAQGALLRGGHHTLHLLAPYLGREQRRHLLTLSNAYNGEDAANGGSAAAPTVDMAV; encoded by the coding sequence ATGGCAAAGAAGGCGCCACGCCGCACAGCGCAACGCATCCTCGAAGCCGCATTGGACCTGTTCAACCGCTTCGGGGAACCGAACGTCTCCACCACATTGGTGGCGGGCGAACTCAACATCAGTCCGGGCAATCTCTACTACCACTACCCCGCCAAGGAAGAGCTGATCAACAAGCTCTACGAAGCCTACGAGGCCGAGCTCAACGAGCTGCTGCACGCCAGCGAAGGCGTGCACGACGTGGAGGACGCGTGGTTCTTCATGCACAGCCTGTTCGAGCTGATCTGGCGCTACCGCTTTCTGTACCGCGACCTCAACGACCTGCTGAGCAAGAACCGGCACATCGAGACCCAGTTCCAGCTGGTGCTGAAGAACAAGGCCCGCGCCATCCGCCAGCTGATTGCAGGCCTGAGCCGCGCCGGCCATCTGGAGATCGACGCGCACGAGGTCGACACGCTCGCGCAGAGCATGGTCGTGGTGCTGACCTACTGGCTCAGCTACGAGTACGTGCGCAACCCGCGCGAGGCGCTGGAGCCGGCACATGCGCAGGGCGCACTGCTGCGCGGCGGCCATCACACGCTGCACCTGCTGGCGCCCTACCTGGGCCGGGAACAGCGACGGCATCTGCTGACACTGAGCAATGCCTACAACGGGGAAGATGCCGCGAACGGCGGCAGCGCTGCGGCCCCCACAGTCGATATGGCGGTCTAG
- a CDS encoding phasin family protein has product MATADDDSNNKASDRIKDSAQQIWLAGLGAFAKMQQEGSKAFEALVKDGAGMQKKTQQAAEETLAQAQTRMAGFASEFGTKAAGQWGKLENIFEERVARALEKLGVPSAADMAALQARIDTLEAQLKHRAGASETATPAKTARAARKTAARKAPTAPAKKTVRRHNSGNAG; this is encoded by the coding sequence ATGGCCACCGCCGACGACGACAGCAACAACAAAGCCTCCGACCGCATCAAGGATTCCGCCCAGCAGATCTGGCTGGCCGGCCTCGGCGCCTTCGCCAAGATGCAGCAGGAAGGCAGCAAGGCCTTCGAGGCGCTGGTCAAGGACGGCGCCGGCATGCAGAAGAAGACCCAGCAAGCCGCCGAAGAAACCCTGGCGCAAGCCCAGACCCGCATGGCCGGCTTTGCCAGCGAGTTCGGCACCAAGGCCGCCGGCCAGTGGGGCAAGCTGGAGAACATCTTCGAAGAACGCGTGGCCCGCGCGCTCGAAAAACTCGGCGTGCCCTCGGCCGCCGACATGGCCGCACTGCAGGCCCGCATCGACACCCTCGAAGCGCAACTGAAGCACCGCGCCGGCGCCAGCGAAACCGCCACGCCCGCCAAGACAGCGCGCGCCGCCCGCAAGACCGCGGCACGCAAGGCACCCACTGCTCCCGCGAAGAAAACCGTGCGCCGCCACAACAGCGGCAACGCCGGCTGA
- a CDS encoding acyl-CoA thioesterase, translating into MSSITLRFLAEPSTVNFGGKVHGGTVMKWIDEAGYACATSWAKRYCVTAFIGSIRFHRPIMIGDLVEVEARLAYTGTTSMNISVEVRSGDMKGGVMEKTTECLIVFVSVDSHGRPLPVQSFVPGTPGEMALAERAKTHLDASRAAGATP; encoded by the coding sequence ATGTCTTCCATCACCCTGCGCTTTCTCGCCGAGCCCAGCACCGTCAACTTCGGCGGTAAGGTCCACGGCGGCACGGTCATGAAATGGATCGACGAGGCCGGCTACGCCTGCGCGACCAGCTGGGCCAAGCGCTACTGCGTCACCGCCTTCATCGGCAGCATCCGCTTTCACCGGCCGATCATGATCGGCGACCTCGTCGAGGTCGAAGCCCGCCTGGCCTACACCGGCACCACCAGCATGAACATCTCGGTCGAGGTGCGCAGCGGCGACATGAAGGGCGGCGTGATGGAGAAAACCACCGAATGCCTGATCGTGTTCGTCTCGGTCGACTCGCATGGCCGCCCGCTGCCGGTGCAGAGCTTCGTGCCCGGCACGCCCGGCGAAATGGCCCTGGCCGAGCGTGCCAAGACGCACCTCGACGCCAGTCGCGCGGCCGGCGCCACACCCTGA
- a CDS encoding LysR family transcriptional regulator, with protein sequence MSKLDLEWLAVFDEVYKTGNVSKAAERLGMAQAAASTALNKLRAHFDDRLFTRTAQGMQPTPHAERIYPNLREALAQLAQAQGNRSSFDPAQAQRRFRICMTDISEVVLLPGLLDHLRHVAPGVHIETEIISTISGRRLQDGEVDLAVGFMPQLDAGFYQQTLFMQNFVCLAAQNHPRIGARLTRKRFEAEAHAVVSTSGTGHAIVDTTIARLGLKRDVVVRLSSFLSVARIVAHTELIVVVPRILGKVLATQEPVKLLELPFTLPDYAVKQHWHERFHADPGNAWLRRTLAQLFNG encoded by the coding sequence ATGTCCAAGCTCGATCTCGAATGGCTCGCCGTGTTCGACGAGGTCTACAAGACCGGCAATGTCTCGAAGGCGGCCGAGCGGCTGGGCATGGCACAGGCGGCGGCGAGCACCGCGCTCAACAAGCTGCGCGCGCATTTCGACGACCGGCTGTTCACGCGCACCGCGCAGGGCATGCAGCCCACGCCGCACGCCGAGCGCATCTATCCCAACCTGCGCGAGGCATTGGCGCAACTGGCGCAGGCCCAGGGCAATCGCAGCAGCTTCGATCCGGCGCAGGCGCAGCGGCGCTTTCGCATCTGCATGACCGACATCAGCGAGGTGGTGCTGTTGCCCGGGCTGCTTGACCATCTGCGGCATGTGGCGCCGGGCGTGCACATCGAGACCGAGATCATTTCCACGATCAGCGGTCGCCGGCTGCAGGACGGCGAGGTCGATCTGGCCGTGGGCTTCATGCCGCAACTGGACGCGGGCTTCTACCAGCAGACGCTGTTCATGCAGAACTTCGTCTGCCTGGCGGCGCAGAACCATCCGCGCATCGGCGCCCGGCTCACGCGCAAGCGCTTCGAGGCGGAGGCGCATGCGGTGGTGTCGACTTCAGGCACGGGCCACGCCATCGTCGACACGACCATCGCCCGGCTGGGGCTCAAGCGCGACGTGGTGGTGCGGCTGTCGAGCTTCTTGAGCGTGGCGCGCATCGTGGCGCACACCGAGCTGATCGTGGTGGTGCCGCGCATCCTGGGCAAGGTGCTGGCGACGCAGGAGCCGGTGAAGCTGTTGGAGCTGCCCTTCACGCTACCGGACTACGCGGTGAAGCAGCACTGGCACGAGCGCTTTCATGCGGACCCGGGGAATGCTTGGCTGCGGCGCACGTTGGCTCAGTTGTTCAACGGGTGA
- the gtdA gene encoding gentisate 1,2-dioxygenase, which produces MNPAPQKKAPASAPANAAERRDYYARIRPLNLTPLWESLHALVPREPQTPCVPALWRYDEIRPLLMESADLITAEEAVRRVLVLENPALPGNSSITQSIYAGLQLIMPGEIAPSHRHVQSALRFIVDGKGAYTTVGGERTTMYPGDFIITPSWAWHDHGNEGIGGVTEPVVWLDGLDIPMLRFFDAGFAENDDAKVQHVSRPEGHSLARFGHNMVPVRHDHVSATSPIFNYPYARSREALAQLQKQEAPDAWLGHKLRYVNPLTGGSPMPTISTNLQLLPKGFAGKTHRATDGAVYSVVEGHGTAEIAGQRFEFGPRDTFVVPSWAPLRLLAEAEDVVLFSFSDRPVQQAMGILREAFLEDA; this is translated from the coding sequence ATGAACCCCGCCCCGCAAAAAAAAGCCCCCGCGTCCGCCCCGGCCAACGCCGCAGAGCGCCGCGACTACTACGCGCGCATCCGCCCGCTGAACCTCACGCCGCTGTGGGAATCGCTGCACGCACTGGTGCCGCGCGAACCGCAGACGCCCTGCGTGCCGGCGCTCTGGCGCTACGACGAGATCCGCCCGCTGCTGATGGAATCGGCCGACCTCATCACCGCCGAGGAGGCCGTGCGCCGCGTGCTGGTGCTCGAAAACCCGGCGCTGCCCGGCAACTCGTCGATCACGCAGTCGATCTACGCGGGCCTGCAGCTCATCATGCCGGGCGAGATCGCGCCTTCGCACCGCCATGTGCAGTCGGCCCTGCGCTTCATCGTCGACGGCAAGGGCGCCTACACCACGGTGGGCGGCGAGCGCACCACCATGTACCCGGGCGACTTCATCATCACGCCCTCGTGGGCCTGGCATGACCACGGCAACGAAGGCATCGGCGGTGTGACCGAGCCGGTGGTCTGGCTCGACGGGCTCGACATTCCGATGCTGCGTTTCTTCGACGCGGGCTTTGCCGAGAACGACGACGCCAAGGTGCAGCACGTGTCGCGGCCCGAAGGCCACAGCCTTGCGCGCTTCGGCCACAACATGGTGCCGGTGCGGCACGACCATGTGTCGGCCACTTCGCCGATCTTCAACTACCCCTATGCGCGCAGCCGCGAAGCATTGGCCCAATTGCAGAAGCAGGAAGCACCCGATGCCTGGCTCGGCCACAAGCTGCGCTACGTCAACCCGCTGACGGGCGGCTCGCCGATGCCGACCATCTCGACCAATCTGCAACTGCTGCCGAAGGGCTTCGCCGGCAAGACGCACCGCGCGACCGATGGCGCCGTGTACAGCGTGGTCGAAGGCCATGGCACTGCAGAGATTGCGGGCCAGCGCTTCGAGTTCGGTCCGCGCGACACCTTCGTCGTGCCGTCGTGGGCGCCGCTGCGTTTGCTGGCCGAAGCAGAAGATGTGGTGCTCTTCAGCTTCTCCGATCGCCCCGTGCAGCAGGCCATGGGCATCCTGCGCGAAGCCTTTCTCGAAGACGCCTGA
- a CDS encoding fumarylacetoacetate hydrolase family protein — protein sequence MSFVFTPPSIVGLPIVDSDKLFPVRRVYCVGRNYAAHAREMGFDPEREPPFFFCKPNDDASVVPVAEGQTGSIPYPPLTSNYHYEAELVVAIGKGGKDIPVEQAASHIHSYAVGLDMTRRDLQMKMREQGRPWEIGKAFDFSAPIAPLRTLADMGEVNGGAITLEVDGQVRQSSDIAHLIWSVNEVIANLSTLFTLQPGDLIFTGTPEGVGAVKAGQTIKVSIERLPSLTVRID from the coding sequence ATGTCCTTCGTTTTCACGCCCCCTTCCATCGTCGGCCTGCCCATCGTCGATTCCGACAAGCTGTTCCCCGTGCGCCGCGTCTACTGCGTCGGCCGCAACTACGCGGCGCATGCGCGCGAGATGGGGTTCGACCCCGAGCGCGAACCGCCTTTCTTCTTCTGCAAGCCCAATGACGACGCATCGGTGGTGCCCGTGGCCGAAGGCCAGACCGGTTCCATTCCGTACCCGCCGCTCACGAGCAACTACCACTACGAAGCCGAGCTGGTCGTCGCCATCGGCAAGGGCGGCAAGGACATCCCGGTCGAGCAGGCCGCCAGCCACATCCACAGCTATGCCGTGGGCCTGGACATGACGCGCCGCGACCTGCAGATGAAGATGCGCGAGCAGGGCCGCCCGTGGGAAATCGGCAAGGCCTTCGACTTCTCGGCACCCATCGCACCGCTGCGCACGCTGGCCGACATGGGCGAGGTCAACGGCGGCGCCATCACGCTCGAAGTCGACGGGCAGGTGCGCCAGAGCAGCGACATCGCGCACCTGATCTGGTCGGTCAATGAAGTGATCGCCAATCTCTCGACGCTCTTCACGCTGCAGCCCGGCGACCTGATCTTCACCGGCACGCCCGAAGGCGTGGGCGCAGTGAAGGCGGGCCAGACGATCAAGGTGAGCATCGAGCGACTGCCTTCGCTGACCGTTCGCATCGACTGA
- a CDS encoding MFS transporter, which produces MPAVPPPIDVASFIDQRKVSPYQIMIVVLCFLIVAIDGFDTAAIGFIAPAIRAQWQLAPAQLAPVFGAGLFGLMVGALTIGPFADRFGRRTVLLLSVFFFGLMSLVSAWSTSLDMLIVLRFLTGLGLGGAMPNAITLTAEYCPEKRRSLLVMTMFCGFTVGSALGGLASAGLVEAYGWHSVLVVGGVLPLLLLPVLWVLLPESARYLVTTGKRLDEVTRTLRRISPHTDLQGAIYKLPPPPPPPPRPPAGSPVSHLFRPDLLRGTLLMWLAFFMSMLIIYLLSSWLPTLLKTTGVSLKTAALITMMFQVGGTLGAIVLGWLMDRANPHYVLAAAYGLAALFIAAIGSVTATPWLVGTVVFLAGFCVSGGQVGANALSAGFYPTDCRATGVSWANGIGRIGSVVGSMGGGAMLAMGLTLPSLFAVVGIPAIVAGLTLAMLGVHRARTQPPAAHAVRA; this is translated from the coding sequence GTGCCAGCCGTCCCCCCACCCATCGACGTCGCCAGCTTCATCGATCAGCGCAAGGTATCGCCCTACCAGATCATGATCGTGGTCCTGTGCTTTTTGATCGTGGCCATCGATGGCTTCGACACGGCCGCGATCGGTTTCATTGCGCCGGCCATCCGGGCGCAATGGCAGCTCGCGCCGGCCCAGCTCGCACCGGTCTTCGGCGCCGGCCTGTTCGGCCTCATGGTGGGCGCGCTGACCATCGGACCCTTCGCCGACCGCTTCGGCCGCAGGACCGTGCTGCTGCTCAGCGTCTTCTTCTTCGGCCTCATGAGCCTGGTCTCGGCCTGGTCGACATCGCTGGACATGCTGATCGTGCTGCGCTTTCTCACCGGCCTGGGGCTTGGAGGCGCCATGCCCAATGCGATCACGCTGACCGCCGAATACTGCCCCGAGAAACGGCGCTCGCTGCTGGTCATGACGATGTTCTGCGGCTTCACCGTCGGCTCGGCACTGGGCGGCCTGGCGTCCGCCGGCCTGGTCGAAGCCTACGGCTGGCATTCGGTGCTCGTCGTGGGTGGCGTGCTGCCGCTGTTGTTGCTGCCGGTGCTGTGGGTGCTGCTGCCCGAGTCGGCTCGTTATCTCGTCACCACCGGCAAGCGCCTGGACGAAGTCACGCGGACGCTGCGGCGCATCTCGCCCCACACGGACCTGCAAGGGGCCATCTACAAGCTGCCGCCGCCGCCGCCGCCGCCGCCGCGGCCGCCGGCCGGCTCGCCGGTGTCGCATCTCTTCAGGCCCGACCTGCTGCGGGGCACCTTGCTGATGTGGCTGGCCTTCTTCATGAGCATGCTGATCATCTATCTGCTGTCGAGCTGGTTGCCGACGCTGCTCAAGACCACCGGCGTCAGCCTCAAGACCGCGGCGCTGATCACCATGATGTTCCAGGTGGGCGGCACCCTGGGCGCGATCGTTCTGGGTTGGCTGATGGACCGGGCCAATCCGCACTACGTGCTGGCCGCTGCCTATGGGCTCGCGGCGCTTTTCATTGCCGCCATCGGCAGCGTCACCGCAACGCCGTGGCTCGTGGGAACGGTGGTGTTCCTGGCCGGCTTCTGCGTCTCCGGTGGCCAGGTCGGCGCCAACGCACTGTCGGCGGGCTTCTATCCCACCGATTGCCGTGCGACCGGCGTCAGCTGGGCCAACGGAATCGGACGCATCGGATCGGTGGTCGGGTCGATGGGCGGTGGCGCGATGCTGGCCATGGGCCTGACGCTGCCGTCCCTGTTCGCGGTGGTCGGCATTCCGGCCATCGTCGCGGGGCTGACCCTGGCCATGCTGGGCGTTCATCGGGCGAGGACGCAGCCGCCGGCCGCCCATGCCGTGCGCGCCTAG